From Nitrosopumilus zosterae, the proteins below share one genomic window:
- a CDS encoding response regulator — translation MNVLIVEDEIDLLEEYKIFLESNNHTVTLEMNGESGLKTYFANFDPNSESSPYDVVILDYQLSGKNGMQVASEILAKCPKQRILFASAYVEDTLKESIKTLKQIVELLQKPFGLQKLLNVIEDKTTYEELEKLNVDIKSLKELEPTHAQISTYLDIMRKLHDKLE, via the coding sequence ATGAATGTATTAATTGTTGAAGATGAAATTGACCTACTTGAAGAATATAAAATTTTTTTAGAATCAAATAACCACACTGTAACTTTAGAAATGAATGGGGAATCAGGATTAAAAACATACTTTGCAAATTTTGATCCAAATTCAGAATCAAGTCCATATGATGTTGTTATTTTAGATTATCAATTATCAGGCAAAAATGGGATGCAGGTTGCATCAGAAATATTAGCAAAATGCCCAAAACAAAGGATTTTGTTTGCATCAGCTTATGTTGAAGACACATTAAAAGAATCAATTAAAACTTTGAAACAAATAGTGGAGCTTTTACAAAAACCATTTGGATTGCAAAAATTACTGAATGTGATTGAAGATAAAACTACATACGAAGAATTAGAAAAATTAAATGTAGACATTAAAAGTTTAAAAGAACTAGAACCTACACATGCTCAAATTAGCACATATTTAGACATCATGAGAAAACTTCACGACAAATTAGAATAA
- a CDS encoding response regulator, translating to MAKKILVAEDNKFTATQYAKILESENHQVEIVKDGEECIQKYAKSINADSKKSTFDVLILDHSMPQRNGAEVAGDILSLNPEQKIILASAYALSTERNFSKLKDKVLFLQKPFQLSKILELV from the coding sequence ATGGCAAAGAAAATTCTAGTTGCAGAAGATAATAAATTCACAGCTACACAATATGCAAAAATACTTGAAAGTGAAAATCACCAAGTCGAGATTGTAAAAGATGGAGAAGAATGTATTCAAAAATATGCAAAAAGCATTAATGCAGATTCAAAGAAGAGCACATTTGACGTATTGATTTTAGATCATTCAATGCCTCAAAGAAACGGAGCAGAGGTAGCAGGAGACATTTTATCCCTAAATCCAGAGCAAAAAATCATTCTAGCATCAGCATATGCATTATCAACGGAGAGAAACTTTTCAAAATTAAAAGACAAAGTTTTGTTTCTTCAAAAACCATTTCAGTTATCAAAGATTCTAGAATTGGTATAA
- a CDS encoding response regulator gives MTTAVIIDDDFDTVEVFSEFLSLQNIDVLGKAYNGLDGIKLFEEKKPDIVFSDLWMPEYDGFYLLTNLRQKFKEAKIIMVTADLTQETDRKLKECNVDAVIFKPFKISQIMEAVEKVSNKSKPVIST, from the coding sequence ATGACAACTGCTGTAATTATAGATGATGATTTTGACACAGTAGAAGTATTCTCAGAATTTCTTTCATTGCAGAATATCGATGTCTTAGGAAAAGCATACAATGGTTTGGATGGAATAAAATTATTTGAAGAAAAAAAACCAGATATAGTTTTTTCAGATCTTTGGATGCCAGAATACGATGGATTTTATCTTTTAACAAATTTGAGGCAAAAATTTAAAGAGGCAAAAATCATCATGGTTACTGCAGATTTAACTCAAGAAACAGACAGAAAACTAAAAGAATGTAATGTTGATGCAGTAATTTTTAAACCATTTAAAATAAGTCAAATCATGGAGGCCGTTGAAAAAGTATCAAATAAATCCAAACCGGTGATTTCTACATAG
- a CDS encoding response regulator, producing MGDGVKVLIADDASFMRTVLKDILKSNGLATEIVEAPDGVEAVRQYIQHKPDLVTMDVNMPKADGIQALKGIMKVNPNARVIMVTSVEQKHIVQDAMKSGARDYIIKPFDKGNVGLVLNKALRAK from the coding sequence ATGGGAGACGGAGTGAAGGTTTTAATTGCAGACGATGCATCTTTTATGAGAACAGTTCTAAAAGATATTTTAAAATCCAATGGACTTGCAACTGAAATTGTAGAGGCGCCAGATGGGGTAGAAGCTGTAAGACAATACATACAGCATAAACCAGACTTGGTAACTATGGATGTCAACATGCCCAAAGCAGATGGAATTCAAGCCTTAAAGGGAATCATGAAAGTGAATCCAAATGCTCGAGTGATAATGGTCACATCAGTAGAACAAAAACACATAGTTCAAGACGCGATGAAATCAGGTGCAAGAGATTACATAATAAAACCATTTGACAAGGGAAATGTAGGATTAGTTTTGAATAAAGCATTAAGAGCAAAATAG
- a CDS encoding NAD(P)/FAD-dependent oxidoreductase: MSKINCNCCDLVFDSESKYYAHYIGLHKSISSSTKKILILGGGFGGITALKEIEKNFQKESVEITIVSDKNSFLFTPMLPQVASGLLHASNITIPIRYFCKKAKYLHASIDSVDLDNQLVTIERSFDHKVRTLEYDYLILALGAQTNFFHNEDLKKHSFTIKSIEDAIAIKNHIIVMLEHAAQTGNYELQRTLLTFVVVGAGFAGVETISEINQFVKKSVSKSYPSINPKNINMILISSKDRILPEINEKLSEKATIFLEKSGVTIMKNTKADGADEENVMLSNGGKLSCATLIWTGGTKMDKVISDLNCEHDANKRIIVDQSLRMKNKKNVFVLGDCALIKDESADTFYPSTAQHAIREGKLVAENLMLVFNNRKNLKKFTFHSLGIMAIIGNKVGIATIGGRNISGFSAWLLWRMYYLSKIPSFGKKLKISVDWFTDSILAPDVTHIGLIKKKEVNSIHVNENIPSIKEQLLSNS; this comes from the coding sequence ATGTCTAAAATTAATTGTAATTGCTGTGATCTTGTGTTTGATTCGGAATCAAAATACTATGCACATTATATTGGACTTCACAAAAGTATTTCTTCATCTACAAAAAAAATTTTAATTTTAGGTGGAGGTTTTGGTGGTATTACAGCGTTAAAGGAAATAGAAAAAAATTTTCAAAAAGAATCTGTAGAAATAACTATTGTTTCAGATAAGAACTCTTTTCTTTTTACTCCCATGTTGCCTCAAGTTGCTTCTGGATTACTACATGCAAGTAATATTACAATACCTATACGATATTTTTGTAAAAAAGCAAAATATTTACATGCTTCTATAGACTCTGTTGATTTAGATAATCAACTTGTTACCATTGAAAGATCATTTGATCACAAAGTTCGTACATTAGAATATGACTATCTGATATTGGCATTGGGTGCACAAACTAATTTCTTTCATAATGAAGATCTCAAAAAACATTCTTTTACAATAAAGAGTATTGAAGATGCAATTGCAATTAAAAACCATATAATTGTAATGCTGGAACATGCTGCACAAACAGGAAACTATGAGCTACAAAGAACATTGTTGACATTTGTTGTTGTTGGTGCAGGATTTGCTGGTGTGGAGACTATAAGTGAAATAAATCAATTTGTTAAAAAATCTGTCTCAAAATCATACCCTAGCATTAATCCAAAAAATATAAACATGATTTTAATCTCTTCTAAAGACCGTATTTTGCCTGAGATTAATGAAAAATTATCTGAAAAAGCTACTATTTTTCTTGAAAAATCTGGAGTAACGATTATGAAAAATACTAAAGCTGATGGTGCAGATGAGGAAAATGTCATGTTGAGTAATGGTGGAAAATTATCTTGTGCTACTTTGATATGGACTGGAGGTACAAAAATGGACAAAGTTATTTCAGATTTGAATTGTGAACATGATGCAAATAAAAGAATTATAGTTGATCAATCATTAAGGATGAAAAACAAAAAAAATGTTTTTGTGTTAGGTGATTGTGCTCTGATTAAAGATGAATCTGCGGATACTTTCTATCCGTCAACCGCACAACATGCAATTAGAGAAGGGAAATTAGTGGCCGAAAATTTGATGCTTGTATTTAATAATCGTAAAAATTTAAAAAAATTCACTTTTCATAGTTTAGGAATAATGGCCATTATCGGTAATAAAGTGGGCATTGCAACAATAGGGGGGAGAAATATTAGTGGATTTTCTGCGTGGTTACTTTGGAGGATGTATTATCTATCAAAAATTCCCTCATTTGGAAAAAAATTAAAAATTTCTGTAGATTGGTTTACTGATAGTATTTTGGCCCCTGATGTGACACACATTGGTTTAATTAAAAAGAAAGAAGTTAATTCAATACATGTCAATGAAAACATCCCTTCAATAAAAGAACAATTGTTATCAAATTCATAA
- a CDS encoding sensor histidine kinase produces the protein MIILLLGVVSIYTIKTMDDINQNYNFILEYNQNISNFDDIKIKYERQMTIFESLKSEENLAGVGTFWIYNTEIKNKIYDFNTLIINNPQFVELLEDKKSLELENNIDSYYNLHLNYENSASDALSYFYDGDFGLFLLEYENLKHLQFELFEKLEDIEQTLEIIPVYSKISVEHIIADFQILQWTMIILVGVVTTMLVFFLNQTNSNLKSEIKMQTKNLQKLNEQLKTVDKKREEFISIASHELKGPIQPIFGFVELAKTGIISNQEALEGISNIALNLENIANNVLDLTKIENDELELHLEKNSINELISEVLDSEHFNPDRKVPIITRLDVDVVMNLDRTRIKQVLRNILDNCIKFTETGTITIQTNLLKDKKTLKLFITDSGPEIPHDVLPKIFKKFVTKGNYKVSGFGLGLYISKNIVDAHKGKISAYNKNGHPVFEISLPIISFDLTWKDSESSNLEKNIEYN, from the coding sequence ATGATAATTTTACTGTTAGGTGTAGTATCAATTTATACTATAAAAACAATGGATGATATTAATCAAAATTATAATTTTATTTTAGAATACAATCAAAACATTTCAAATTTTGATGATATTAAAATAAAATATGAGCGACAGATGACTATCTTTGAAAGCTTAAAATCTGAAGAGAATTTGGCAGGTGTTGGAACTTTTTGGATATATAATACAGAAATTAAAAACAAAATTTATGATTTTAATACTTTGATCATTAATAATCCTCAATTCGTTGAACTTTTAGAAGATAAGAAATCTCTTGAACTTGAAAATAATATTGATTCATATTATAATTTACATTTAAATTATGAAAATAGTGCATCAGATGCACTATCTTATTTCTATGATGGTGATTTTGGTTTATTTTTACTCGAATACGAAAATCTAAAACATCTGCAATTTGAATTATTTGAAAAACTTGAGGATATAGAACAAACTCTTGAAATAATACCCGTTTATTCCAAAATATCCGTTGAACATATCATTGCTGATTTTCAGATTCTACAATGGACTATGATAATCTTGGTAGGAGTTGTAACTACCATGCTTGTTTTTTTCCTTAATCAGACAAATTCTAATCTCAAATCTGAGATAAAAATGCAGACAAAAAATCTTCAGAAATTAAATGAACAATTAAAAACAGTAGACAAAAAAAGAGAGGAGTTCATCTCTATTGCATCTCATGAATTAAAAGGTCCAATTCAACCTATTTTTGGATTTGTGGAACTTGCTAAAACAGGAATTATCTCTAATCAGGAGGCCTTGGAAGGAATATCTAACATTGCGCTAAATCTGGAAAATATTGCAAATAATGTGCTAGATCTGACAAAAATTGAAAATGATGAACTAGAATTACACTTGGAGAAAAATAGCATAAATGAACTGATTTCTGAAGTATTGGATTCTGAGCATTTTAATCCTGACCGAAAGGTACCGATAATTACTAGACTTGATGTTGATGTGGTCATGAATCTTGACAGGACTAGAATCAAACAAGTTTTGAGAAATATTTTGGATAACTGTATCAAATTTACAGAAACAGGTACTATTACTATTCAAACTAATTTATTAAAAGACAAAAAAACTCTAAAACTTTTCATAACTGATTCGGGTCCTGAAATCCCACATGATGTTTTACCAAAAATTTTCAAAAAATTTGTGACAAAAGGTAATTACAAGGTTTCAGGATTTGGACTTGGACTGTATATCTCCAAAAATATTGTTGATGCCCACAAAGGAAAAATTTCTGCCTATAACAAAAATGGACATCCTGTTTTTGAGATATCATTGCCTATAATTTCATTTGATCTTACATGGAAGGATTCTGAGTCATCTAATTTGGAAAAAAATATTGAATATAACTAG
- a CDS encoding YncE family protein, whose product MNAYRLFIISSAFFGLVALSGNAFAIQDTVKVGDFPRDIDFDPKLNNLYVPNYESGTISIIDASTMIIKDTVIINEGNSNPTRIAIDYKQHLIYVTDKISGILSVIDGINGKVIKSIKIGESLWDIALNENNKKLYISDLIKNEIIILDTENFEVIKSIFINSSPWAITINQNTDKTYVASGTSEAIHIIDGNTDELINDINPGVKPWGLSINEKTNVLYITSWDSNAITVLDLQNEQVIFEIPITSGAWQMNTNQNNGITTISNEHSNELYLLDENSKKIQTISVFDSPQSMIISPTANIIYVANPLSNSISAVSYDYDHYTLTPIIEEVISNNNSVNDELILEVIEGISNIPQREDIDTDMISGLLKNLGVTGEFDGNGIARILLDDYNKKKELQPKTAVIPTWTMDLAMMFSNDLENKPQPKEINCDEEFFFPINDIDKVNPYEIWVNILPICALS is encoded by the coding sequence TTGAATGCATATAGGTTATTCATCATATCATCAGCATTCTTTGGATTGGTCGCATTATCTGGAAACGCTTTTGCAATTCAAGATACAGTAAAAGTAGGAGATTTTCCCAGAGATATCGATTTTGATCCAAAATTGAATAATCTATATGTGCCAAATTATGAATCTGGAACAATATCGATTATTGATGCATCAACCATGATAATCAAAGACACAGTAATCATAAATGAAGGAAATTCCAACCCCACAAGAATTGCAATAGATTACAAACAACACTTGATTTATGTAACAGACAAAATTTCAGGAATACTTTCGGTAATTGATGGAATTAATGGAAAAGTGATAAAATCCATTAAAATTGGCGAATCATTATGGGACATTGCACTTAATGAAAATAATAAAAAACTGTACATTTCAGATTTAATAAAAAATGAAATCATAATTTTAGATACAGAAAATTTTGAAGTCATCAAATCAATATTCATCAATTCAAGTCCTTGGGCAATTACAATTAATCAGAACACAGACAAGACGTATGTTGCAAGTGGAACATCTGAAGCAATCCACATAATTGATGGAAATACTGATGAATTAATAAACGATATAAATCCAGGAGTTAAACCATGGGGGCTATCAATTAATGAAAAGACCAACGTTCTTTATATAACAAGTTGGGATTCAAATGCAATAACGGTACTAGATCTTCAAAATGAACAAGTAATCTTTGAAATTCCAATCACATCAGGAGCTTGGCAAATGAATACTAATCAAAACAATGGAATCACAACAATTTCAAATGAACATTCAAATGAATTGTATTTACTCGATGAAAATTCTAAAAAAATTCAAACAATTTCTGTATTTGACTCACCACAATCAATGATTATTTCTCCAACTGCAAATATCATCTACGTTGCAAATCCATTGTCAAATTCAATCTCTGCTGTATCATATGATTATGATCACTATACACTTACACCCATTATTGAAGAAGTCATCTCAAATAACAACTCAGTAAATGATGAATTAATTTTGGAAGTAATAGAGGGAATTTCCAACATCCCACAACGTGAAGATATTGATACAGACATGATTTCAGGATTGCTTAAAAATCTGGGAGTCACAGGTGAGTTTGATGGAAATGGAATTGCACGCATTTTGCTTGACGATTATAATAAAAAGAAAGAACTTCAACCAAAAACAGCTGTAATTCCCACATGGACGATGGACCTAGCAATGATGTTTAGCAATGATCTTGAGAATAAACCTCAGCCAAAAGAAATCAACTGTGATGAAGAGTTTTTCTTCCCCATTAACGATATTGACAAGGTTAACCCATATGAGATTTGGGTGAACATTCTTCCTATCTGTGCTCTATCTTAA
- a CDS encoding universal stress protein has translation MQVNTPQQEKFSKAIFRKILVPFDNSKMSDRAFWHAINLNFKHKSEIIILSVFHSEQYSSSFLNYNTHQTIIEQKKLNEVKIKHKKLKEISEECGIPCRTFVATSSSITQTVMSYVYSTKADLVIMGTRGNGSDRKLMLGSVSLEISQNAPIPVLLVK, from the coding sequence ATGCAAGTGAATACACCTCAACAAGAGAAATTCTCAAAAGCAATTTTTCGAAAAATTTTAGTACCTTTTGATAATTCAAAAATGTCAGACAGAGCATTTTGGCATGCAATTAACTTAAATTTTAAGCATAAATCAGAAATAATCATTCTTTCAGTTTTTCATAGTGAACAATATTCAAGTTCATTTTTGAATTATAATACACATCAAACCATCATTGAACAAAAAAAACTTAACGAAGTAAAAATCAAACACAAAAAATTAAAAGAAATTTCAGAGGAGTGTGGAATTCCATGTCGAACATTTGTAGCAACTTCATCCTCAATTACTCAAACTGTGATGTCTTATGTTTATTCAACAAAAGCAGATCTAGTAATAATGGGCACCAGAGGAAATGGATCAGATAGAAAATTGATGTTAGGAAGTGTTTCACTTGAAATATCACAAAATGCACCAATTCCTGTATTGTTAGTAAAATAA